One Pullulanibacillus sp. KACC 23026 DNA segment encodes these proteins:
- a CDS encoding sigma 54-interacting transcriptional regulator: protein MIPFDLTLNAIALPWDETPSRKHLVTLSQETLLSALDPSMLCQDIALINSKGDYVGWIPHSLLTHTLYNLWQTTSHFYEALLQAVEDAVTVVDQNGIVLSWNKSAEKLYQCDQEEIIGKPITDFFKEESLMLMNTLKNGTIIEHQYNQSRSDVHVLVSTRPIEINKQQVGGLSVERNINDLVRLNEGLASQTAYIQALEQKIDTINANDPFHKIKGRSPELLSAITLAKKVARTDASVLINGESGVGKELFAQAIHKASSRAKKPFVDLNCGAIPASLFESELFGYEKGAFTGAAREGKQGKFDLAKGGTLFLDEIGELPLDLQVKLLRVLQERDYYRVGGTKAIPFDVRIIAATNRNLEEMISEGTFRQDLYYRLNVVSIQIPPLRSRIEDIPELVQLFVQEFSNKYHRPIPTIAPEVMYTFLHHPWGGNIRQLRNTIEHMIILADEDGIHPHHLPNNLLMNGRKSPTQPEALPIELAPQRGDLEELKTIQQALEKTYGNKSAAAKMLGISRVTLYNKIRKYKLN from the coding sequence TTGATTCCATTTGATCTGACCCTGAACGCGATTGCCTTACCATGGGATGAGACCCCATCCCGCAAGCATTTGGTGACCCTCTCCCAAGAGACGCTTTTGTCAGCCCTGGACCCTTCCATGTTGTGTCAGGATATTGCCCTCATAAATTCTAAAGGAGATTATGTGGGGTGGATTCCGCACTCTCTCCTGACTCACACGTTATATAATTTGTGGCAAACCACTTCACACTTTTATGAAGCCCTTCTTCAAGCGGTTGAAGATGCGGTAACCGTTGTCGACCAAAATGGAATCGTTTTATCTTGGAACAAAAGCGCCGAAAAGCTCTACCAATGCGACCAAGAAGAGATCATCGGTAAGCCCATCACGGATTTCTTCAAAGAGGAATCCCTCATGCTTATGAATACTTTAAAGAACGGCACCATTATAGAGCATCAATATAACCAGTCCCGTTCAGATGTCCATGTCTTAGTGAGCACAAGGCCAATCGAAATCAATAAGCAGCAAGTCGGAGGACTTTCTGTTGAACGCAATATTAATGATTTAGTCCGATTAAATGAAGGACTTGCAAGCCAAACCGCTTATATTCAAGCTCTTGAGCAAAAAATTGATACCATTAACGCCAATGACCCCTTCCACAAAATTAAAGGGAGAAGTCCTGAACTCTTGTCAGCGATAACGCTAGCCAAAAAAGTGGCCAGAACAGATGCCTCTGTCTTAATTAATGGTGAAAGCGGTGTCGGCAAAGAACTTTTCGCTCAAGCTATTCATAAAGCCAGTTCTAGAGCTAAGAAACCCTTTGTCGATTTGAACTGCGGCGCTATTCCAGCCTCTTTGTTTGAAAGTGAACTATTTGGATATGAAAAGGGAGCCTTCACAGGAGCTGCTCGAGAAGGCAAACAAGGAAAATTTGATCTAGCAAAAGGAGGCACCCTTTTTTTAGATGAGATTGGGGAATTGCCACTCGATCTTCAAGTCAAATTGCTTCGTGTTCTTCAAGAGAGGGACTATTACCGTGTCGGCGGAACGAAGGCTATTCCGTTTGATGTTCGGATCATCGCCGCTACGAATCGGAATTTGGAGGAGATGATTTCTGAGGGGACCTTCCGGCAGGACCTCTATTATCGATTGAATGTCGTCTCCATTCAAATTCCGCCTCTTCGCAGTCGTATAGAGGATATTCCAGAGCTTGTCCAATTGTTCGTTCAGGAGTTTTCCAACAAATATCATCGTCCTATCCCTACTATTGCACCTGAAGTCATGTATACGTTTCTTCACCATCCATGGGGGGGAAATATCCGGCAGCTGCGAAATACAATTGAACACATGATCATACTGGCTGACGAGGATGGCATTCATCCCCATCACTTACCTAATAATCTATTGATGAATGGGAGAAAGTCTCCCACTCAACCTGAAGCACTCCCCATTGAACTTGCTCCACAAAGAGGGGATCTTGAAGAACTTAAGACGATTCAACAAGCCCTTGAAAAGACATACGGAAACAAGTCAGCCGCCGCTAAGATGCTAGGGATTTCACGTGTGACACTCTATAATAAAATAAGGAAATATAAATTAAATTAA
- a CDS encoding aldehyde dehydrogenase, producing MITYSELVQKQRALFRSGQTRSLAFRTQALRKLRESIRRHERDLTAALKQDLNKSEFESYSTEIGVVLAEIGFTLKHLRKWMKPRKVKTPITHLGSTGYIYQEPYGVALIIAPWNYPFQLAVAPLIGAIAAGNCAILKPSELTPCTSAVLAKLINEAFPEDYIRVIEGEVEVSQALLKEDVDYIFFTGSVPVGKIVMEQASKNLTPVTLELGGKSPCIVHEEANLKLAAKRIAWGKFMNAGQTCIAPDYLYVHQPIKALFLEELTKAIKELYGAQPIQNPNFTHIVSERHFDRLTTFLSNGDLYYGGETDRDQLAIAPTILTNLDWQAPVMQDEIFGPILPVLEFTSLTEVLNGVLDHPKPLSLYLFSENQSVQETVLQTLSFGGGCVNDTVYHFASPYLPFGGVGSSGIGAYHGKGSFDTFSHEKSVLKQTTRFDLPYRYPNVKNGLKKIKRFLK from the coding sequence TTGATTACCTACTCAGAGCTTGTCCAAAAGCAGCGAGCCTTATTTAGGAGCGGCCAAACGCGATCATTGGCTTTTCGTACCCAGGCATTGCGAAAGCTTCGTGAGAGCATACGTCGGCATGAACGCGATTTGACAGCGGCGCTCAAACAGGATTTAAATAAATCAGAATTTGAATCGTATTCAACAGAAATCGGTGTGGTCCTAGCGGAAATAGGGTTTACCTTAAAACATCTTAGAAAGTGGATGAAGCCAAGGAAAGTTAAGACGCCTATCACTCATTTGGGGTCAACCGGCTACATCTATCAAGAGCCTTATGGGGTGGCCTTGATTATTGCCCCTTGGAACTATCCATTTCAATTAGCTGTGGCTCCTTTAATTGGGGCGATAGCAGCAGGAAACTGTGCCATTCTTAAACCATCTGAGCTCACCCCTTGCACATCTGCGGTCTTGGCCAAGCTTATTAATGAGGCTTTTCCTGAAGACTACATTAGAGTGATCGAAGGGGAAGTGGAGGTCAGCCAAGCCCTTTTAAAGGAAGATGTTGATTATATCTTTTTTACAGGGAGTGTCCCGGTCGGAAAAATAGTGATGGAGCAAGCTTCAAAGAACTTAACGCCTGTTACGCTTGAACTCGGTGGGAAAAGCCCCTGTATTGTCCATGAGGAGGCTAATCTCAAGCTTGCAGCTAAGCGCATTGCATGGGGGAAGTTTATGAATGCGGGCCAGACCTGTATTGCGCCGGACTATCTGTATGTCCATCAACCTATTAAAGCCCTTTTTTTGGAAGAGCTAACTAAAGCAATAAAAGAGCTGTATGGAGCTCAGCCCATTCAAAATCCCAATTTTACTCATATTGTCAGTGAACGTCACTTTGACCGTTTAACCACCTTCCTGTCAAATGGGGATTTGTATTATGGAGGAGAGACCGACCGGGACCAGCTTGCTATTGCACCTACCATTCTGACCAACCTAGACTGGCAAGCCCCTGTGATGCAGGATGAGATTTTCGGTCCTATCCTTCCTGTGCTGGAGTTTACCTCCCTAACAGAAGTCTTAAATGGGGTGCTTGATCATCCCAAACCATTATCCCTCTATCTTTTTTCTGAGAATCAATCCGTACAGGAGACCGTTCTTCAAACGCTTTCCTTTGGTGGTGGCTGTGTGAATGACACGGTCTATCATTTTGCCTCTCCTTATTTGCCGTTTGGCGGTGTCGGGAGCAGCGGGATAGGCGCTTACCATGGTAAAGGCAGCTTTGACACGTTTAGTCACGAAAAGAGCGTGTTGAAGCAAACGACCCGCTTTGATCTTCCCTATCGCTATCCAAACGTGAAGAATGGCTTGAAAAAAATAAAACGATTCTTGAAATAA
- the pruA gene encoding L-glutamate gamma-semialdehyde dehydrogenase, with translation MVTAYRHEPFTDFTIEENKQAIQEALRNLNSQLGEHFPLVIGGERIQTEEQVISYNPANKTEVIGTVSKVNKELAEKAMQVALETFETWKNWDPESRARILFKAAAIIRRRKQEFNAYLVKEGGKPWKEADGETAECIDFLEYYGRQMLRLKNGSKVNSRANEFNTFTYIPLGVGIVISPFNFSLAIMGGTTVAAIVTGNTVLLKPSDRTPVVAAKFVEVMEEAGLPAGVLNYIPGAEPEIGDYLVGHPKTRFVSFTGSRAVGCHIYEHAAKVQPGQKWLKRVIAEMGGKDTVVVDESADIDLAVESIVYSAFGYAGQKCSAGSRAVVHEKIYDEVLEKCVALTKTLTVGTPEEGQYMGPVIDKGQFDKIMNYIEIGKGEGRLVTGGEGDDSIGYFIQPTIIADVDEKARIMQEEIFGPVLAFCKAKDMDHLMEIANNTEYGLTGAFLSKNQAHLERARREFHVGNLYLNRGCTAAIVGYQPFGGFNMSGTDSKAGGPDYLIQHMQAKSIGEQL, from the coding sequence ATGGTTACAGCTTACCGTCACGAACCTTTCACAGACTTTACTATAGAAGAAAATAAGCAAGCGATTCAAGAAGCCTTAAGAAATCTTAACAGCCAGCTTGGTGAGCATTTTCCATTGGTCATTGGAGGAGAACGCATTCAAACGGAAGAACAGGTCATCTCCTATAATCCGGCTAATAAGACAGAGGTTATTGGAACGGTCTCAAAGGTGAATAAAGAGTTGGCCGAAAAAGCCATGCAAGTCGCTCTCGAAACCTTTGAAACATGGAAAAATTGGGATCCTGAATCACGTGCGCGCATTCTATTTAAGGCAGCGGCCATTATTCGTCGCCGCAAACAGGAATTCAATGCTTACTTGGTCAAAGAAGGCGGCAAGCCTTGGAAAGAAGCGGATGGTGAAACCGCGGAGTGCATTGATTTCTTAGAATACTACGGCCGCCAAATGCTTCGGTTAAAAAATGGTTCAAAAGTGAACAGCCGGGCCAATGAATTTAACACTTTTACTTATATTCCTCTCGGTGTCGGGATTGTCATTTCACCGTTTAACTTTTCATTAGCGATTATGGGTGGAACAACTGTTGCTGCAATCGTAACAGGTAACACCGTGTTGCTAAAACCATCTGATCGTACTCCTGTTGTTGCAGCTAAGTTTGTCGAGGTAATGGAGGAAGCCGGATTACCGGCAGGTGTTCTTAATTATATTCCTGGTGCTGAGCCAGAAATCGGGGATTATTTGGTTGGACATCCCAAAACTCGTTTTGTTTCCTTCACAGGTTCCCGTGCGGTTGGCTGCCATATCTATGAGCACGCAGCCAAGGTTCAGCCCGGTCAAAAATGGCTAAAGCGGGTTATCGCTGAAATGGGCGGTAAGGATACAGTTGTCGTAGATGAATCAGCAGACATCGATTTGGCTGTTGAATCCATTGTGTACTCTGCATTTGGTTATGCCGGCCAAAAATGCTCTGCAGGCTCTAGAGCGGTCGTTCATGAGAAGATCTATGATGAAGTGCTTGAAAAGTGTGTGGCACTGACTAAGACGTTAACCGTTGGCACCCCTGAGGAAGGTCAATATATGGGGCCGGTTATCGATAAAGGCCAATTCGATAAGATTATGAATTATATCGAGATCGGTAAAGGGGAAGGTCGTTTAGTAACAGGCGGCGAGGGTGATGACTCAATCGGTTACTTCATCCAGCCAACGATTATTGCGGATGTCGATGAAAAAGCACGGATTATGCAAGAGGAAATCTTTGGGCCAGTCCTTGCTTTCTGTAAAGCTAAAGATATGGATCATCTGATGGAGATTGCGAATAACACAGAGTACGGCTTAACAGGCGCCTTCCTTTCGAAAAACCAAGCTCATTTAGAGCGTGCCCGCCGTGAATTCCATGTCGGGAATCTTTACCTTAACCGTGGCTGTACAGCAGCGATTGTAGGGTATCAGCCTTTTGGCGGTTTCAACATGTCAGGAACCGACTCCAAAGCAGGAGGTCCGGATTACTTAATTCAGCACATGCAGGCTAAATCCATTGGTGAGCAGCTTTAA